One window of the Pyxicephalus adspersus chromosome 5, UCB_Pads_2.0, whole genome shotgun sequence genome contains the following:
- the SLC25A40 gene encoding mitochondrial glutathione transporter SLC25A40, which translates to MKEQDEPVLASTNITPLQQIIASSAGALLTSMFVTPLDVVKIRLQAQSKPFTKGKCFVYCNGLMDHLCVCTNGNSKAWYKAPPGRMNGTVDAFVQIVRNEGVRSLWSGLPPTLVMAIPATAIYFTCYDQLRDLLIHRMYSTESACLIAGATARLGSATIISPLELIRTKMQFRPLSYKELTLCIKTSVANEGWLSLWKGWGPTVLRDVPFSAMYWYNYELGRKLLCQRYNKPEPTYAISFTAGAVSGSIAAIVTLPFDVVKTRRQIELGELEVLKMIAVFMEVCHGASGDDGAFRGSSDYRSWSYHLCRVAAQECLA; encoded by the exons atgaAGGAACAGGATGAACCAGTGCTTGCCTCTACCAACATCACACCATTGCAACAAATAATAGCATCCTCAGCTGGAGCTTTGCTTACATCCATGTTTG TAACACCTCTGGATGTTGTCAAGATTAGACTTCAGGCTCAAAGCAAACCTTTCACTAAAG ggaAGTGCTTTGTTTATTGCAATGGCCTCATGGACCATCTCTGCGTATGTACCAATGGAAACAGCAAAGCCTGGTATAAAGCACCACCGGGCCGAATGAATGGAACAGTG GATGCATTTGTCCAGATTGTCAGAAATGAAGGAGTGCGGTCCCTCTGGAGCGGCCTTCCACCTACACT AGTAATGGCCATACCAGCTACAGCAATCTACTTCACCTGCTATGACCAACTACGAGATTTGCTTATCCACCGGATGTATAGTACTGAAAGTGCGTGCCTCATTGCTGGAGCCACAGCCAGAT TGGGCTCAGCAACTATAATAAGTCCATTGGAGCTGATCAGGACCAAAATGCAATTCCGGCCTTTGTCATACAAGGAGCTGACGCTTTGTATCAAGACCTCTGTGGCCAATGAGGGCTGGCTGTCTCTCTGGAAAGGATGGGGACCCACTGTGCTGAGAGATGTCCCATTTTCTG CAATGTACTGGTACAATTATGAGCTCGGCAGGAAGTTGCTGTGTCAGAGATACAACAAGCCGGAGCCAACGTATGCCATTAGCTTTACAGCAGGTGCCGTGTCAGGTTCG ATTGCTGCTATTGTGACTTTACCATTTGATGTTGTGAAAACAAGAAGACAAATAGAACTTGGGGAGCTGGaggta CTAAAGATGATTGCTGTCTTCATGGAAGTCTGCCATGGAGCCAGTGGCGATGATGGTGCTTTCCGAGGATCCAGCGACTACAGGTCCTGGAGCTATCATCTCTGCAGGGTAGCTGCACAAGAGTGTTTGGCATAA